The Candidatus Obscuribacterales bacterium nucleotide sequence GCGGAATATAAGCGCCGCAAGGAAGAGGCCCTGCGCCGGGATCACCGTCGTCTGGGCAAGGAGCTAGGGCTATTCATTTTTTCGGACTCCGTGGGCCCAGGCTTGCCCATGTGGACGCCGAAGGGGACGGTGCTGCGATCGCTTTTGGAAGACTTCCTCAAGCAAGAACAGATCCGCCGAGGCTACCAACAGGTCGTCACGCCCCACATCGGGCGCGTCGATTTATTCAAAACCTCGGGGCACTGGCAGAAATATCGCGATGACCTTTTCCCGATGATGGGAGCATCGGAAGATGAGGGGTTTGTCCTCAAGGCCATGAACTGTCCGTTCCATATCCAAATTTACAAAGCTAGTCTGCGCTCCTACCGGGAACTACCTCTGCGCTTTGCTGAATTTGGCACGGTCTATCGCTATGAACAGTCGGGAGAACTGGGCGGCCTCACCCGAGTGCGTGGCTTTACCCAAGATGATGCCCACCTGTTTGTCACGCCGGAGCAACTGAATGACGAATTCCTCAAGGTGGTAGACCTGATCCAGTCGGTCTTTAAGGCTTTGCAGCTCACCAACTTTAAGGCCAGGCTGAGCTTCCGCGATCCCAAGTCGGACAAATATATCGGCAGTGATGATGCTTGGAATAAAGCCGAAGCTGCTATTCAGCAGGCGGTAGAAACCCTAGGGATGAACCACTTCCTTGGCATTGGGGAAGCGGCGTTCTACGGCCCCAAACTCGACTTTATGGTGCAGGATGCCCTAGAGCGGGAGTGGCAGCTTGGGACGGTACAGGTTGACTACAACTTGCCTGAGCGCTTTGACCTGGAATATGTCGCCGAAGACGGCACCCGCCAGCGTCCCGTGATGATCCACCGAGCGCCCTTTGGCTCCTTGGAGCGCTTAATCGGGATTTTGATTGAAGAATATGCTGGCGATTTTCCCCTGTGGTTGGCTCCGGTGCAGGTGCGTTTGCTGCCGGTAACCTCGGAGCAGCTCACCTTTGCCCGGCAGGTGGTGGAGCATATGCAATCCCTGGGCGTCCGAGCTGAGGTGGATCTCAGCGGCGAACGCTTGGGTAAGATGATCCGCAATGCTGAGAAAGAAAAAATTCCGGTGATGGCAGTGGTGGGAGCCAAGGAAGCCGAAGGCAACTCCCTGAGCATTCGTACCCGGGCGTCGGGAGAATTGGGGGCGATCGCGGTTCCTGAAGTTCTCGATCGCTTGACCCAGGCGATCGCTGCCTATGGCAATTTCTAGCCCAATTTTTCACATTACGTGATCCAGGTGCGATCGCGGCCGAGTCCTCATGATTGAATAGGGATTGGCGACTTGTGAGGAAACCTATCTGTGCCCCCTAGTGTGACTGTGATTGTTCCGGCAACGACGGCAAATTTGGGTGCCGGCTTCGACTGCATTGGTGCATCGCTATCGATGTATAACCAATTTTTCTTTGACCACCTGCCCCCAACGGCTGAGCAGCACGTCACTATTCAAGTAGAAGGTACAGAGGCGGATCGGGTGCAGTGTGATCAGCGCAACTTGGTCTATCAAACCTTTCTGTCTTTCTTCCAGCACCTTAAGCAACCGCCGCCGCCGGTCGCCATTCGGATTCAACTAGGAGTGCCCCTAGCTCGCGGGCTGGGGAGTTCCGCCACGGCGAT carries:
- the thrS gene encoding threonine--tRNA ligase, translating into AMAVQKLFPKAQVTIGPWIENGFYYDFDSPEPFTEQDLKAIKKEMVKIIKRKLPVIREEVSREEAERRIQALGEPYKLEILQDLKEPITLYHLGDAWWDLCAGPHVENTQDLNPKAFDLESLAGAYWRGDETKAQLQRIYGTAWETPEQLAEYKRRKEEALRRDHRRLGKELGLFIFSDSVGPGLPMWTPKGTVLRSLLEDFLKQEQIRRGYQQVVTPHIGRVDLFKTSGHWQKYRDDLFPMMGASEDEGFVLKAMNCPFHIQIYKASLRSYRELPLRFAEFGTVYRYEQSGELGGLTRVRGFTQDDAHLFVTPEQLNDEFLKVVDLIQSVFKALQLTNFKARLSFRDPKSDKYIGSDDAWNKAEAAIQQAVETLGMNHFLGIGEAAFYGPKLDFMVQDALEREWQLGTVQVDYNLPERFDLEYVAEDGTRQRPVMIHRAPFGSLERLIGILIEEYAGDFPLWLAPVQVRLLPVTSEQLTFARQVVEHMQSLGVRAEVDLSGERLGKMIRNAEKEKIPVMAVVGAKEAEGNSLSIRTRASGELGAIAVPEVLDRLTQAIAAYGNF